The DNA region TGTTGTCTCACAGAGAGGGTTGTGCATGTTCTGGGATTCTCTTATGAGATGTCAAGCAATCTCTCCTGAAAAACCCCCACCAGCTTCCTGAAATCTAAGTATCTGGCAAGTGGCGTGGAGCCTGGCTCTAGCTCTGGTCCAAGGGCCTCTGCCATAGGAATCCATAGGTTCAAAACTGGCAGCTCTAGGAATGAATCTGGTTCAGAAATGTGTCTTATTTGGTCTGCTCAGtgtttataaatttaaaactttattgGAGACATTTAAACATCAGGATATTTGATGTTAAGGAAATCTGGTTTTATGACTTCTCTTAAAATGTCAGAAGTGTGGCAATCTGGGCACACATTTTCATGTGGCAATGATCAACTGCTTTCTTGAGACAGGACAGAAATTCTCTAATTAGTCACAGTCCCCACCTGGTCCATTTACATACTTAGCCACTATAAACATTTGAGTTCATAATCTCTGATAAGACCTCTAGAATGTCAAAGCTGGGAGGAGGTTTAAGTGATTATGCAGTTCTGATTTCTCAGTTTCTGGTTGAAGAAATGGAGGCCAGAGGAGGGAAGACTCTCCCAGGGTCATGTGGCCAGGACTAGCACCCAAGTCTGCTCCCAGGTCAGTGGGCCATCTTTCTACCAGGGCTTTTTGGTATTTCACAGCTGAGCTGCATGGATGGAGAGAGCCAAGAGGTGCTTCCTTGCCTTAAGTCCTACTTTTCACCAACTATAGATGagtctgtgatgtgtgtgctctATATAGATCTGGGAGATTAAGGCTTTGGAAATGTGTTTGATATCATCTTCCACCAAATCCTCAAGATCCTACAAATACTTTACAAGGAGGGAAGCAAATTCATAGTCACCCAGAGTCAGGACAGTATTGTAAGGCTCAGGATGTTTGGGGGTTGGAAAGGGTGTTGATCCTTCCCACTCTGGCTACTTGGGAACCCATGGATCAAAGGCAAGAGGAAATAGGACTGTATTATATAAAGTAGCAccctaaaatcttaaaattttaataCACTAGAAGTATATTTCCTGCTTAGTAAAGTCCCAGACAAGCATTTCTGATCAGCAGGTGGATCTCCTTCAGGCAGTAGTAATTCAGGGACCCTGCCTCTTTCCAACTTGTAGTTCTATCATCTTCAACACATGGTTCCCTTGGTTTGTGGGAGGGCAAAGATCATAGAGGAGGGGCTGGTCTTTATGAGTCAAGCCTATGTATGACATTCATCTCTTCCACTCATATTCCTCTCAGTCATATTCAGCCACACCTAACTGCAGGGAAGGCTAAGGAGTAATCTGTGTGCCTAGGAGTACGTGGCTGTGGTCAACAGCTAGCCAGTCACTACAGGCACATGTCTTTACGGGAGCACACAGTGTATATGTGCgttcaggcacagagagaaaggatGTTGTCACAATGACTGAAGCACTGGTATTTCCTTGTCTTTCCGTTCTCACCTCCACTTCTCTTGGTTTAGACCCACTTTAGTGTTCCCGTGGACTATTATGAAACATAGTCATCCCTCCAACTGCCCCAGTCATGCCCACTTCCCGTGCAGCCCTCACAGAGTTGCCAGAATGATCCTCCTGGGACCCAGGGGATTCCATCCTCAAGACTGACTGGGCTCATGTCAGTTGGTTTGGAAGGATGGAGGAAGGCCACagccccttccttttctttggaaAATCCAACAGTATGAAACCTTAACCAGACAGAGCAGACACATTAATGAATAACATATTACCGAAGTATTCTTTATTTGTTAAAGTTATCATAGAGTCCTAGCAGATATCAAGGGGACTTCCTTGATTCAAACCTTGATTAGAGGAATCAGAAACTTTTTAGAGGTGAGGAGCACTTATGTATCACTTAATCCAGTCATAATACTTGGGATCACATCTGTTACATAGGGCAAGGTTCACCTGGAATTCATCTAGTATTCTCTGATTTCCACCTTTTCAGGACCTTGATCTACCAATTATTTGCTCCTACTACCATACTGACAACCTTTCTCTTATTACTTATTCTTTCCCCCAGCTTTTTCAGCAAGATAAGTACTTCCATCTTAAATCCTCCCTTCTAGTAGAACCTCCCCCCAACTCATTGTGATCTAGCTCACCTCTGTACTCATCCTCACTGCTCTGATCTAATCCACTCCACGAACCAACTCCAGTCTTGCTGAAATCTGTCTGCCATCGTGGAGTTGACTGTGTTCTCTGCTGTCTTTGTtgctctgcaccagcttctccctctgcctgggttgccttttcctccctctccccacccactgcCTGCCCCTGCCGCTGGAAACTCCTGGCCGTCCTTGATGACTAAACACAGACCGCAGGAAGCCTTTTCTGAGTAAGAGTTTCTGCATAAGATATTACTTCTTTGTGGCATTTATCTCAGTCTAATTCATTATATATTTACTTGTCTTCCACCCTGGAGCTCACAGACTGTCTTTTACTCAACATCCCTAGAGCCTGGCAATAGTAGGGACTTAATAAATGAAGGCTGAGTGACTGAATGGATTCACCTTAATTACACAGGATGAACTGGCTGTGTGTTCACTCTGCCTTTGGGGCTTGGTCTCCACGTGGTTCCAGTGTTCGGCATATTTCACCCAGTGGGAAGCTTGTCTTGAATGTGGGCGACTGAGGCTGGAAGTGAAGAAAGAGGCCCTGTCCTTCTATGGCACTGAGCCCACTCCCCTCAAACACTATAGTCTGTGCCAATGTCAAGTCCCAGGTGTGGACAGGGACAGAAGTCACGCAACTCCTTCCTACCAGGGCAtggtatttctttaatttctggcCTCAGCCCACTTTATCTAGTTTTCTCTGGGGGAGTCTGGATGTCTTGTCCCCTTCATTCCTGGGGGGAGAAATGCTGGATATGAAAGCCATTTGTGGTGCTCCCTGACCCATAACTTGGCCTGCACCTGAATCCCCCCTCTGAGTTCATGGGCATATCACGTACTGCTCTGTCCCACCTGCTCCCCTCCTCCATCCCTGCTGTAAGCTCCACCCAGCAAGGTCTGATTCAGTCCTGCTCAGGGCACAAGGCCCGACATGTGAACATttgatacttgttgaatgaatgaaaatgtaaaaggccccactgtatgtgtgtgtgagagagagaaagaatcagagagagggagagagagagaacgagaGAGTGAGTAAGTACAAGCTGGTGGGAGCAGGAGAGGGAGAAGGCTCTGGACCAGCAACCAGGaaatctttttctcataaagtttGTTTCTGGCTCTGTTGATGGTTCCAGAACCTCTCGTTTTGGCTCAGCTTTGGCCCTGCTTCAGGCTTTTTCTAGATCTTTTTGGGATAGCTTGAGGCATCTTCTTGGGTAAACTTCACAGTCCTGCCTCCCCCTGGCCTTCCTAGAGCACTTACAGGGTGGCTAACTTGTCCTgatttgcctggttttagtgccGAAAGAACCACATCCTGAGAAACCCCACAGTCTCAGACAAACCTAGACGGATACTCACCCTGGGTGTGTCTCCTGTGCACCTCTTCAGGTCCACAACCTGCAGGAGCTCCGGCGAAGTGCCTCACTGGCCACCAAGGTCTTCATCCAGAGAGACTATAGTGATGGAACCATCTGTCAGTTCCAGACCAAATTCCCGCCAGAGCTGGACAGCCGGGTAAGGACGTCTTTTTCTAAAGTTGGAACTTTTTTTTCTtggatgtctttttttaaaacaggCCATGGTGGAACTGAAGGGCTTattcaagtatatatatatattttttgcaggATAAAAGTAATATATGACACATGACTTGTTCAACCACTTCAAATGGTAGAATTAAAAAATGCCCTTAACATTGTCTTGCTGTTGCCCCATTAAAAGTTAGAGTTGAAAAAACCTTAGAGGTTTTCCCAGCCCAGCAGCCCTCAAAGTTCATTAGCATGAGGATCACCGGGAGAGCCTGTTAAACACCATTTCCCCGGTCCTGTTGGATGATATTAGGTATCATTAGAGATGCTGACTCAACTGTTGGACTGGGTTCAGGAATCTCCATTTTTGCAGCAGTTCTCAATCCCAGCTGCACATTAGAATtccctggggagctttaaaaaaacctGATGCCCAGGCTGACAACCAAGGTTCCTGCCCACAGCCTCTCTCTGCAGACTGGGTGTTTCATGCACCACCAGCCCCTTGTAAGGCATCAGCTCCTGCTGATGAGTTTTGCTCCTGGTTCTGGGGGAGTATGTAACCCTCATCCCGGGCTGCCCattgggggagggcagagggcaggcacTGATCCTTTCATTCAGCAGCCCAGGCAGATCTGAATGGGTTTGGGAAGGTGAGGCAGGACTGCCTGTTTTTGATCTGACCCCTAACCAGCTTTCAGGGAGCCACATGGGTCTCCTCATCTTAGCATGCCTACCCTCTGGGGTGGGGTGACCCTGGGTAGAGCAGCACGGCTTGGATTCATAGAGTAGATGGGCAGAACTTTCTCTGTGTGTTCATTCCAGAACTGTTTAGGGACAGTGGCTGGGAACCTCAAAGCTTCTATTTTTGGGGAGACTTTTGTCCTAATAGGTATGAGAAGTCCCTAACCTGTGTGTGGACAGTTCTGGTGCTGTGGGGgtgagtgggggagggggtgctCTGAGGAATGTAAAAGGTGGGTCTACAGACACTGACGCTTGCTGAGTTTGCAGCATGACTTCCATTCTGGTGCAGGGTTACATGGTGAAGAGCACAGACTTAAGAAAGAGCCATGTAACCTGGGACACATTCACTCAGAATTCGGCAAGTATGTACTGAGCAAAACTATGTTTTAGGCACTGGGGATATAGGAGCAAACTCATGGAGGTcatttttctctaagaggctATGAAAAGTAAAACAGCAAGCAAGTGAGTATGTAGGAGCCCAGGTGGTGACAAATACTAGGAAAATAAGGGGGGAGGTCAAGGGGATGAGAGCTGGGGACGATGAGCCGTGACTGGAGGGGATCTGCTGGTTAAGGCCACATCTGAAAGAAGCAGGGATGAGCCTGGGGAGGGGTGCATCTTGGGAGGGAACTGCAGCTGAGGGCACTGGCATAAAGGCCCTTTGGCAGTTTTGGGGAGCAGCAGGGTGGTCAGTGTGCCTGGAGTGGGAACTCAATAAGAGAGTAGGAGACAGGCTCTGAGGGGGTGCAGGGCCAGGCCTTTGGAGGGTCTTGTAAGGCCTTGTAAGGACTTAGGGGATTTTActtggagagaggagaaaagcctTTGAGAGCTCTTGGTCAGAGCTGCGACATCATCTGACTTTAATGGGCTTGCTTGGCAGGGATGTGGGCGGGAAGACCAGCAGAGAGGCCAGAGATGATGGTGGGCTGGGCCATGGAGCAGAACTTTGATCAGGCCTCACTTGTGATACAGCAATGATGGTGGTACTTTTCCTGATAGAATTGTTCTAAGGGgtttaatgaaataatacattACAAAAAATGCATGAAGTGCTTAAAAATAGAAAGCGTAGAAAGTGCCTAATAAATATCAGCTATTATGATTATGGGTGCAGGCAGGACAGCCTCCCAGTAGTCCACAGCCCAAGGCTGTTGTGTCCTGCGTGACCCTAGCAAGGAGGAAGGGCTCCCTCCTGGAGGGACACTCCTGAGCTCTGGCCCAGGCAGTCTCATGCAGTGGTAGTACCACCCACACATGGAGAGCCCCTACCAGTTTGGTTCCGAACTCTCTAGCCCATCAAAATGGGGGAGTCGCCAAGTCACTAGAACTCTTGCCTGACCTTTTGCAGAAATATTCACATCTGGGATATCATAGGAGTTCTCCGTTTTCAAGGGAAGCCAAGTAGCTATTCTATTTCCATATTATAGATGTGGAAAGTGAAGCTAGAGTAGTTAAGTCGCTAGTCCAAGGCCGCACAGCTAACAGTCAAGTCCGCACTGGGTCCCAGGTTCCCTGGCCCTGAGTTGAGTGCTTCACAGGCAGCTGGAGTCTCTCTGGTCTGGTCTGTGTGCCCCACTCCCCCTTTCCCAGCTGGCATGGCCCCTCTAATGCCACTCTCCCTCCCATCTGGGACCGTCCACGCTCCAGGGAGGCTGACTAAGCCTGCTTTCCGTCCTTTTCTCCCTGCAGATTGAGAGGCAGCTCTTTGAGGAGACTGTGAAGACACTCAACAGCTTCTACTCAGAGGCTGAGAAGATCGGGGGTGGCTCCTACCTGGAGGGCTGCCTGGCCTGTGCCACGGCCTACTTCATCTTCCTCTGCATGGAGACCCATTACGAGAAGGTGGCTTCCTCCCTGGCTGCCCCACGGCCCCTCCTGCAGGGCTCGCCTGGTGAGCTCTCACCCTCAACCGGCCTCTCTCCTTGCAGGTTCTCAAGAAGATTTCCCGCTACATCCAGGAGCAGAATGAGAAGATCTTTGCCCCTCGAGGCCTCCTGCTCACGGACCCCGTGGAGCGTGGGATGAGGGTTGTATCCTTTCTGGCTGTTCTTTGTGAGGGCCCAGAGCTGCCAACTCATGGGCTCTCTGGTAAGGCTACCAAAAATGGGGGCCACCCTAGGGGCCTCTTCTCAGGGATTTCCTAGGATTTCCCACATTACTGGTCATTGGTCTCCTTCCCCCATGTACGTGATTGGCGCTGTTTGTGAATCTCAGGGTTTCCTTTCATTGAGCTGCATTTAATCAGTGCTTAATACATGCCAGATATCACATTAAATGCTTTGAAACTATGACGTAACTATCATGTAATTCTCATAACACCCCTATAAGGTGGGTAACTCTCCTTATTCTCTACATGGATGAACACACTGGCTCAGGGTCACCCAGCTGGTGGATGTCAGAGCCAGGGTTTCAGCCCTTAACTATCAGGCTCATTCCTCAGGGAATATGCAAACCTCCACATATGTTTACATGTCCAAAACCTCAtgtaatctcatttaatcttgtGTGTGTGGGTCCCACTGTCCACTTTTCACAGAGCAGAAAAATGAAGTCTTGGTGGGAGGCTGCTCCATGGGTGGGTTTTGTGTCTGCTTACCCCACCTAGAAAAGTGTGGTCAAGGCAAGCATGTGTCCCACCCGCAGTCAGCAGCAAGAGAGTAgaactgttaaaaaataaattctactgGAAAATTGAGagggaaaagtgaaaaaaacacaCATACCAGAATCATATGTTTACAAAGTCCAGTGAGAggtgcctcttttttttttttttttgtagataattattttttattgaagggtagttgacacacagtattacattacattagtttcaggtgtacaacacagtgattcaacatttatatacatgataattctaggtaccagctatcaccataccaagttgttaccatattttgactatattccttatgctatacattacatcctggttacttatttattttacaattggaagtgtgtactttttttttttttttttgtgagggcatctctcatatttattgatcaaatggttgttaacaataataaaattctgtataggggagtcaatgctcaatgcacaatcattaatccaccccaagcctaattttcgtcagtctccaatcttctgaagcataatgaacaagttcttacatggagaacaaattcttacatagtgaataagttacatggtgagctgtacaagggcagtcatcacagaaacttttggttttgctaatgcattatgaactataaacagtcagttcaaatatgaatactcatttgatttttatacttgatttatatgtggataccacatttctctctttattattattatttttaataaaatgctgaagtggtaggtagatacaagataaaggtagaaaacatagtttagtgttgtaagagagcaaatgtagatgatcaggtgtgtgcgaGGTGCCTCTTTTTTATTGAGCTTTTAGAAGGTGCTGGGTATTATTacatatgttatttcatttaatccccacaagaACCCCCAAATTCTATTATTATCACGGTTTTACAGATGTGATGATTGATGGGTAACAAGTTAAGTGACTGGTCTATGGTCGTCGCTGGAGAGTGGGCGAGCTGGGAGTCGACCTCAGGACACCGGAGTCCTCACACTTCCTGCTCAGTAGCACCACCTGCCTGGGCACACTGGCCTGGCATTTGGTAATTAGACCCGCGGGAAGGGAAGCCCAGGATGACTGCCGTGCGCCCAGCCCTGCCAGTCTCCCACCTGCGGGCGGAGTGAGCGCAGGCGCCCGGGGCTTTGGGCGGGGCCGCCCCCTAGCTTGGGCGGGGTTAGAGTCTAGCAGGCGGCCCGGCTGTGCGTCCCGCTCCCCAGCTGGCCTCTGTCCCCCAGGTCTGTGGCCCCTGCTATGCAGCTCGCAGCGCTCCTTAACGCGGCCGCAGATCGAGATTTCCATCTACGAGGACCGGTGCAGCAGCGGCAGCTCCAGCAGCGGCAGCGGCAGCTCCAGCGGCAGcagcggcgggggcggcggcggggcCCGGTGACTGGCCGGGAGTCCCTGCAGGGAGGTGTACGGCCGGACTGAGGGCCTCGCAGACCTGCGGCGGCTGCGCTACCAAAGCACCCGCTTCTGAGCCATTCTCTGGGCCCAGCTTGGCGGGAGGGGGGTGACTGGCCCCGCGAGTCCGCAGCCGCGCCCCCCCCCCTCTGGCAGGAAGATCCACGTCCTGACCTGATCTGGCTGTTTCCTGATGGGGCTGGTCCGGGCCACGCGGATCCAGATGCTCCGAGGAAGGCTGTGGGTGGGGACAACACAACACAATTTGGACGGCCCTTTTCTTCTGCAGCGCCTCTCCCAGCACCCCTGGTCTGTCACACAGAATTCCATCCTGCACGATTcctcaccccaaatcccatgtCCGCCAGGACCGTCTTCCCTCGGGGCCTGCTCTTATGGCTATCTCCCAGTGCTCGCTCTCTCTGACGCCGCCACAGGGCCTCTGCCTGCCTGTGATCCTGCCTCCATGGAATCTGAGGTCTGGGAGATGGGAGGGGTCAGTCTCTGGGCGCTGCGGTGGGAGATGTTTGCCCCTCTCCTGACCTCTTCTAGACGTGTAGCTTCTTGTTCTTCACTCAAAGCCTGGAGGCCATCTTGGCTGTGCGGAGAAGCATACAGCTTCTGAGATTTTGTGGGACATTGGGTGCTGGTTGCGGGCACACAGCTAGGGCTGAGAGGTACATGGAGGTCTGGAGAAATGCTTCATGGAGAGATGTAGTCTCAGGGCGTTTGACCCCCAGAATCAGAGCCAACTTCCTGAGATTAGAAGCTGCATgtatgtgagtgaatgtgtgcaCGGGCAGGCACATGTGTGTGAGAGACTCCACATGCGCATGTGGGTGTGCACAAGTGTGTTCCCCTTGGTTGCCTGGCCAGTGTTCCTCTCTGTATCCTGTCTTATCTTCACAGGTGATGGTCTGAGCTGCTTCCCTGTGTGGGTTCAGCCTGTCTCCCTATAAATAATTGTCCTAAAGCCCCTTGACCCTTGCCTCGGGCTGCCAGCTTGGCTTTTCCACGTGGCCTGTTCCCACCTGCAAGGTTCTCCCCACCGTGTGACTCTACTGTGTACGTTCTAGCAGTGGAGGAGTTCGGGTTCTAGGAGAGCAGAGCCAACTTTCTGGAGCCTTCTGTGCCCCTCTCCTAGCACCCATAACAAGATAGCAGGGCCACACACACTGCATATTCAGCCTGCCCAGTCTCCGGGGCTCTCTAAAGCTGTGTactccaggcttgcttggatgaCCAAAGGAGCCAGCCACCTGCAGGCGAAAGGCAGGCTCATTTCTTGAAAGGAAAGAGGGGTATCCAGCCAATGAGGCCCTGGCTGCCAAGGCCCAGGGGGCCGCTGGGAAGGAAGCAGTCCTGACCTGGTGCCCTGAAGATGGACAGAGGCTGCCTGCCTCAGCTGGCAGGAGGTGCTAGGAGCAGATAGGAAAGACCTGCCGCTGCAGATAGCTTTCTGGAACCAAAGAGGGGTCTGATTTTCTTTTGGATACATGCGCAGTGTGTGGAAAGGAGGTGTCTACCCAGAGGACTGGGGGGTGGCCCAGCCCTTGAGCCTAAGTAGGTCCTGGTCCAAGGATCCCCTTGGAGCACAGCAGCCCAGTGGGCTCCACAGCGGCCCTCTGACCCGTGGACAGGTCTGTGTCCTCCCTGGCCCACTGCGTGGTTCGGCCTTGTGTCCAACCTGTGCGTGTTTCATGGGATGGCTGGGCACAGGTGATGTGGtgaccttttattttatttctttttccaataAAAGGACTTCTCCAGTTTGAGGCTCTGGTGCTCCTCTCTCATGGTGATGGGGGGCCAGTTCTatggcccaggacacagtgagagGATGCTCTGTTGCCCACCCATTTTATGCCAAGGAGGCAAGGCTGAGTGTGTTCCTGAGGAGGCAGCACACCGACGTGGGCAGCACACACCCTGCTACTTGGGCTGGTAGTCTAGTGGGGAGGCAGGCACTCTGGATCCTCTAATCTGGGCCTTAATGGGGGCACTTGCAGCTTTGTGTGGGGAGAACAGCTTGGGCTGAAACCAGGTCAAAAGTAAATAATGAATTGATCAGAGAAGTAGCCATTTCTTGAGCTCTTGCCCTGCGTTGGGCCCTGTTAGGGGTTGGATCACACTGGTCACTCAGTTTTAAAGACTAGGAAAGTATATGGGTGTTGAAACCTGACAGGGTTGTGTCTGGGGTCATTTAAATGAGGCAGAATGGCGGTCCAGAGAGGGTGAGTGatttgccccaggtcacacagctggttgaTGACAGTGCTAAGTTTAGAACCAAGTTCTTCTGACCCAGTGCTCACTCTGACATGGGGATAGCACCCAGATGGAAGTTGTCTGAGGCTGCAGGGCAGCCAGAGTCACATGCTCAGGTTTGAGGGCCAAGGGAGGATCTTACCAGACTGTGGGGACAATGGCTCATGCCTCTGGGTGGGGGTTTGGGGGATTCCTTCTGTGTGGTGTTGAATGGAACTCTGGGTGGCTTTCATGCTTGAACTTACTGCTCTTAAGGGGCAGCTGGGCCTTTGCCTGAGCCATGGGATGGGTGGGGCTTGTTGCCTCTGTTCAAAGCTGGGATGTGTGTAGGTTGGCATAATGGAGACTGTTTTTAATATGTGGGTAGGTTCATGCTGTCTGTCCTGTTTGCAGTGTTGTTAATAAATAAACAgtagtagctaacatttatttagcacttactgtatgccagacactaggctaagactacagaattcatcattcaatcctcacaacactCTGTGGTGTTgactgttattcccattttacagataaggagactgaggttcaaggaagttaagtgacttgtccaaagttatACAACTAGGAGGTGGTAGAGCTTGGCTGTGAATCTAGGCAGCCTGACTTCAAACTGTGGGGAAGATGATAGATTCAGACCCTTCAGCAACTTGAGGTCCTCTGCCATCCTAGGGTTAGGATTTGGCAGATTCCCAGGGAAGGGCTTGGAGCTGTGACTGGGCTCCCAGGGAGGGCTGGTACCTCCAAGCCCAGGGCATCATGGGAGTGTGGGTGGGCTGTACTCCTTATGGATGGGTGGGGCCCAAGAGGCAGCTTGGtgaagggctggggctggggagaagCCAAGTGAGGGGTGGCTCTCTTGGCCTGGCTTTGCTCTGCTGGTTATGGCCTCTTTCCTGGGTCTGGTCACAGCCATGTCCCCGAATCCCCTTTGCCAGCTGGGGACAGGCCCCGGGGAGCTCTGGGCTGTGGTTCCTGCATCAATTCCCCAGTTCTCTGTTTTCTGGCTTTCTTTGGCCAAAGGTAGGGCTGTGTGTGAAAACCACAGGGTTTACATAAGATCGTGGTGCCACTGAGCGGCAGAATTGTGCACTGCACCCCAGAATCAAAGTGCTCCCAGCCAGAGCAACTCAGCTGCTGGGAGCCTCCCCACGATCCTCCAAGCCAGCTGCTCCCACCTGCAGGAACGTTTCCTGTGGCTTCCAGAGGTGCAGGGCAAAGGAGTCCAGTCGGTAGTGATTTTAGGTCCTTACGGCCAGACCCTGGGGTCCTACCTTTCTCCTGGGGGTCTTGGCAGCCTGGGAAACCCCACCTCCTTTTTCCACAACTCTGGCAGGGAGGAGTGTTCCCGGCACCTACACCTGGTTTGGGCTTTACTATCACCAAGGATGAGGTTGATGCAAATACCACTCCAATTCAGACCTGAACTGTTGTTCAGGCTTCATGACAGTAATAGCCTATG from Manis pentadactyla isolate mManPen7 chromosome 8, mManPen7.hap1, whole genome shotgun sequence includes:
- the GOLGA7B gene encoding golgin subfamily A member 7B, with protein sequence MATEVHNLQELRRSASLATKVFIQRDYSDGTICQFQTKFPPELDSRIERQLFEETVKTLNSFYSEAEKIGGGSYLEGCLACATAYFIFLCMETHYEKVLKKISRYIQEQNEKIFAPRGLLLTDPVERGMRVVSFLAVLCEGPELPTHGLSDVMIDG